AGTAGAAGCAAGTTATCATTCATCGTTGGGTTATTACTTCtagatatagaaagacaaattgttgccccAACAGTAAGGAGCTTgggaatttattaattttaattggtCTAATTTGGTGGCTCAAaaagaaaaatgttatttttgtaCTAAATTTTGATAAGAAGATTTATGTAAGTTATAGCTTTGCCTCATGAAAAGTGAGCAAAATGTCAAAATATAGTAGTTgaggaaaaaatatatttattcctaATACAATCAATTAATTATAGTAGTTGACAAatgtaataaaataattaaactctaTCAATCTATGTTTAGAGAGGCACCTTTTAAAATTAATCATATTATTGCTACAAAAAAATTAATCATATTATAACCTATAAAATATTttacatattttaaaaataattttataaaatttgagtAAATAATCAGTACACTATCGCACTTGTCTAGTTTTATttctctattttttattttaacttaCAAAAACATCTTTtaaattattatcattttttcCGAAAAAAATTTCTTCTATTATGTTTGTTATAGcataaaataaatactatattCACAAATATAACcatgttaaaaaaaaaagttttttaatTGCATATTGGGGCTTGTAAAACAACCAATTTACTAAACTAGTATTACAGTTTCTAACAAAGTTTTTTTTAACCAACGAATTGACACACCCTTGACACATGCGAAACTAGTTTATATGATTACTATATAATACTATTAataagagctagagagagaacCACCGTTCAAACCTTGAGCCTTCTCCGATGGAGTCCGCTATCTCAACTATGGCCACCACCACAACTAGTCTCTTCACTATCTCCAAAGCACTCAATCGCAGCGCCACCTCCTCCACCAACGCCGCTCTCACTCACTGCCTCACCACCTCTCGACTCGTGGAACGGAGACTCAGTCGCATTTACGGACTCTATGGACTTCCGAGGTCGGTCTCTTTTGGCGGCTCGGCTTCTTCGTCTTCCTTCCTCACAGCTAGAATCCCATTCGCGGCCGAGAAGTTTCCACTGCGGCGCCGTTTTGCTGCCTCGTTTTCGTCCGGCGGTGGCAACGACGGACACGGCGGTTCCGGAGACGGAGAAGGTGGTGGCAGTGGATCTGAAGGCGGTGATTCGAAGGCGAAATTGGCCGCTGGTGGAGCTGAGGAAGGTTCGGCTGCCGCTGCCGACGTCATTATTCTTGATGTTACTGTATGTTTCTTCTtctactttatatttaaaaaaatccgGAAGCAGAGGAGAAAGAGACACTTATGTTTTCCTCCATTGGTTTGCTAAAGTTTATCTGTTTTGTTTTGTGTATAATTTGTAGGGAATGACATGTGGAGGATGTGCAGCTAGTGTGAAGAGAATTTTAGAAAGTCAAGTAAGCTTTTTCTGAGTAAAGTTGAGATTTTCTTGCTGTGGATTTATGGGTATTTGGGAATCAATAGAAAAAGTTAACAAGTTGATACTAAGGCCGAACTACTTTGCAAAGTGAAATTGAGAGATGtggatttgaaatttttttaagatattgaacttttatcaaataaattttttaggGGGGGAAGCGACAGAGAGATGATGTTATGCAGTGAGCTCTGCTCCATTCTGTAAACTAAATTTGTGTTCTGCATTTATGTTTTTGATAGCCTCAAGTGTCATCAGCTAGTGTTAATCTCACAACTGAAACAGCCATAGTGTGGCCTGTTGCTGAAGCCAAGGTTGTGCCCAACTGGCAGCAGCAATTAGGGGAGGAACTTGCGAAGCAATTGACAAATTGCGGGTTTAAGTCTAACCTTCGAGGTAAATGAGTCTTACTATTATGATGTTACTATTTCATATTGCTAAAAGTATACTTTCACTTGGACTTGCATAGTTCGtgtgtttttctttcttctttctattAAGCAAGAAAACCAAACtcgtattaaaaataaaagttgaTGAATGGTCATTTTTCAACAAGGACGGTGTCCTTTAGGGTTGTCTCTCGTGGTTTAGTCAAAAACTGTCCTTCTATAACTCCGTGGCCAATGCATAAAGGTGTTTGTTCAGCCAAATCCAAAGTTATTTCTATTTTTAGGCGTTGGTGTTAATAGTTTCGATCTAGGGGTGTTATGAAAGGTGACAACTACTAGGGGGTGCAAATGTAATGTTCTTTAAATAATAGTCCCAAGATATAAACTTACACATCCTTGTATGGTCTATCAATTACCTCTAACTTTAAATGAGAGTATTTACtggtttttaaattatttatgtaaAGATTGGTGGGTTTAGTGGCAGGTGAGGGTGAGGCTGCTATTGAAGGAGACATATCCCTCTAGAAATGCAAAAACAGTTCTTGTCAGCCATAAATCTTATGGTATGTCCCCAAAGAATCTATACATCTCAACTCCATTCTATTAGAAGTGAAGGAATAGGCTTAAGACTGATTGTTTATTTATTACTACTTCTTCCAATAGGTAAGTCTCTGCAGCTCATGGATTGGTTGGAGTGGCATTTCTGTTACGGGGCATCTGTTTTTTTGGAGAATGAGCTGTTCCACATTCCGAGCTTAGCAATTTCCTAGTTATAAATTTGGAAGTTCTGTCTCTTAAGAAAATTCTCATACCCTatccaagaaaagaaaaaagaataatgGCTGTATTTCATTTGTTTCAGTGTTTTAGATTTTTGACTTGAACTATTTTGACTGGTCCTGTAATATATGAGCACTATTGACATTGCTACACtgaataaaacaattttaataatACTTTGTCATAATCACATTGATTTAGAGATCTTTTCTGATGTTTATCTAGAAGCATTATCTAGAGATACCTTATATGCTTCACTCCCGATAAGATTGGTAAAGGCTCCTTGCTGTGCTTGTCTTCAAATGATTTAAATTTATAACCTTCTCAATCCCGTATTTTGTGTGCCATGCTTAGTCCTTTACTCACCATCAATTTGTTGCAATGGATTTGTAGCCTACTTCCCTGGGAAATATCTATTTCTTTCCCTTACAATTTATATCTTTTTTAGAGTTTTAATTCTTATTTGCATCCAGAGCTTAATTATGCAACATAGTTTGATCTCCATAGCCGGATGACTTCATTGTCAACAATTTGTAACCATATGAAGAAATATGCAGAGTGGCTCGACTAATTAATCATTCTTATACATGCAGATTCGGGAGCATATAATTTTCTTAAAGTTTTTggaaagaaaatggaagaaaaacaACAGCGCCTTAAAGAAAGTGGTAGAGatcgtttttttttattattattattttaaatatttcggATGATAAACTTTGTTGTCCCCTTCATTTTCTTGGTATCTTCAGAGGACATTTCAGCTCCTATTAACTGCTTCAAAGCTGCAGTTGCTGATGATTCGTCTACTAGAAACTGAGGGTGATATCTTAATCTTGTAGGTCGTGAGCTTGCATTCTCTTGGGCTTTATGCGCCGTTTGCCTTTTCGGTCATGTCTCTCATTTATTTGGAGCTAAGGCTGCATGGATCCATGCATTTCATTCTACTGGATTTCATCTGTCCTTGTCTTTGTTTACACTGCTTGGTCCTGGCCGGAAACTTATTCTCGATGGCATGAAGAGTTTATTTAGAGGTGCTCCAAACATGAACACTTTGGTCGGTCTTGGGGCTTTATCATCGTTTACTGTCAGCACATTAGCTGCCTTTATACCAAAACTGGTAATTGGTGATCACTATTTTTCATATTTAGTTTCTGTCTCTAAATTTCTATTTCATATTAATTCTTTAATTTATTAGACAGTATTTATGTCCTATATATTTTGTTTGATAGAGCACTTTTATTGTTGAATCTTGATTGTTAATTCTGAGTTATAGAGTCCATCGCAGAAGGTTACAAGTCtagaaaaaatgttttttttcataattataaaataagtTATCAAGGGGTTTGTGATGTCCCAACAAATTTAGGATCACCTAACTAACGCAAACCCAACAGCTTAAGTTTTCAGAATTAGAAGAGTTGAACTCTTTGGAATGTAGCCATTGTGGCTACGTGCTGGTCTATATGATTGAAAAGGAATAACAATTTTTTCAAAGATATTGAAAGTTATGGGGACTGTTTATGGGATAAAGTTAAATTTTGATTGCCCTTTGGATTTTTTAAGTAAAGGACTTTAGGGGTGTTTTGTTCTTCGTTATCCTCAAGGATTGGAACTTTTTGTTGTAGTATTTTGAGGGGTTCTCTTTTTCAcacatttacttgtattattttcaCTCATTAATACAAGTTTCAtttcataaataaatataaatatatatataaataccaatCAATCCCATCAATtcacaaatccttaataaatcaGGAAAAGCTAAACTTTTGACCTCCTTGACACTCTTCACCAAAGAGCCACCCTAATTTGACTCTTTTCCAGTTCTCCTTTTCTGAGGATGCTATGCCTTCAAAAGTTCTCTGATTTCTCCAACTCCGAACAGCCCTAAAAATAGCCAAAATAGCGCTATTCCACAACAATGCCCTCGTCCCTCCAATGGCATATCCTTGCATTTCCTGGGAGGGAAGTAACTTCTGAACATAGTTAAGCTTCTTTGGTGTTAGTTGCTTTTGGACTTTGTGTGATAAAGCTAACAAATGATTTAGAGTTCAGATAGTATTATGGATATAGAAACATGTAAAACAAAtgaatttagaagaaaaaaaaatcaacctTAAAATATATAGAATTTCTTATTCCTGTTACTGGAATTAAAAACATACAATTGATTAACTGTCATGTTTGatgaaaatgattttttttacttCTTTTCTGTTCTCCAAACACAGTGAGTACTTGTTAACCAAAATCCGGGAAACTCAGCATCTTTATGGAAATGAAATACTGATAGAGCTTATCTATGGATAATCTGCATGCAGGGTTGGAAGACATTTTTTGAGGAACCAATTATGCTAATAGCATTTGTCTTGTTGGGGAGAAATCTTGAACAGAGAGCTAAAATTAAAGCAACAAGTGATATGACTGGGCTCCTCAGTATTTTACCATCAAAAGCTCGTCTTCTGCTAAATAATGATGATAAAGAATCAGGTTCAACAGTTGATGTACCGTGTAACAGTCTCTCAGTTGGAGACCTGATTGTTGTATTACCTGGAGTAAGTAAATACCCTATTCTCATTCTGTTGAATGATATACAATTGAAAGTTCTTAGACATGGGTTTTTAtagatacatatatttatatattttcatgcatcatatcattatattactcttttaagatatgttttttttttcattgttttAGGACCGTGTTCCTGTGGATGGCATTGTGAGAGCTGGAAGAAGCACCATTGACGAATCAAGTTTTACAGGGGAACCTTTACCTGTGACCAAACTAACTGGGGTATACTCTCAAATTTGGTTTTATGGTATCTTTATCTTTAaaaatttattgtttttgtttatAGAAATGGAGGTTATTGAGTTTTGGTGTATTTGCCCTTTTTTTTAATCTTTACCTTTTTCTTTTAACAATTGTCCTCTCCTATATTTTTTTCACTGCAAGAAAAGTAGAAGCTCTAACATTATTGAATTTTATGTCTAGAGCCAAGTTGCAGCTGGAAGCATTAATCTTAATGGGACTCTAACTGTTGAAGTGCAAAGACCCGGTGGTGAGACTGCCATGGGAGACATTGTTCGTTTGGTGGAAGAAGCCCAAAGTAGGGAAGCTCCTGTACAGCGCTTGGCTGACAAGGTGTTATAATCTTCCTTATATGGCTTAGATTGACACGTGATTTTTTAATTACAGTAAAAAAATTATgagaattaattttatttttaaacataaattcaACTTATGGCGAGTACCTATTACATGTTGtacttgtgtttttttttcttccctgATGACTTGGAATATAAAGAATGCTAAAGGTGTACATAGGATCAGAAGATGTTCTTTTAGCCATGGAAGATAGTATGAAACATATGCAATGTCTTGAATTGATTAAATGTTGTGTTTCATTGCCATGCTTATAAATGTTCACATTCTGTATAAATGTGCTATACTGGTCGTCATGCACACTAGTTGAGGCTTGTTTCCTtgtctttgatttttttttgggattgaaaagcaatttttataaatattagtgtttgtttaatttttttttcttctttattttagaaatttttttcTCTGTTATCCGTATCATTTGGTTTAGCTTTAGAAAGTTTGCTTCTTCTAAAACATTAGAAACACATGAAAGAAAAATGGTTTTGGTAGTAGTTTTGTACTGGTTGTATATCCTGACTGTTTTAGTTTCACCAGGTTTCAGGGCATTTTACATATGGAGTAATGGCTCTTTCTGCTGCTACCTTTTTATTTTGGAGTTTATATGGTGCACGAGCTCTACCTGCTGCGTTATTTCAAGGAAGTTCAGTTTCATTAGCACTGCAGCTTTCTTGCAGTGTTCTGGTATGACATCTAATTCCTCTCAACTCGCTAGTTTTAATGTAACTATACGGCCAGGAAATGTGTGTTAAAATGCTAAAAAGGGTTTAGAAGCCCATTGTTTGGAAAAAGAGTACTTGTACTGAGgaattctttaaaaaaataaaagttcaaaaagtttgTTTTGTGATTGGTAACATGTGGAACAACAGTAGCCAATGATTTCCGCCTTATTGGGAAGATTTTCACATTTGATGTTAAAAAACCATTCTGCATAGAGAGTCAGTGTCAGTGAAGCAATTCAATGCTTTGAAATAGTGCAATTTTGAAAGTTTGTTTTGAAACCatgtatttttcttaaaaaaatgtgACTGAAATAAAACAATTTTGTTTATACAATCAGATTTTTCAGAATTAGAAGTGTGCTATTTCTGTTTTTTGAGTGTTTTTCACTTGAAGTGTTTGGTGCTATTTTTATAGCCATTTTTTTTCCCGAAAATAAAAGCCTGTATTTATGGCCCCTAAGTTTGATGGACATCAGCCACACATGATCCTGAAAGCGTGATGCAGCTTATACACttcttgtttttaattttttatccTAGATGAACATTTTTGCCGAGACTGAattcatttttctttttattaataataataataacttatGTCATCAGATTTATTTGGCTTTTAAATTTATTCTATTTTGGTTTTGGCAGGTGGTTGCTTGTCCATGTGCACTAGGCTTAGCCACGCCAACAGCTATGCTggtaatttcattttattttggAAATTAACATTTGCTACTTTTAATTTAAGCAAGGAAAAAGCCTGTATGGAGTGTCTAAGTTTAATCTGAAAATATAGTAAATTTCCTTGCCCTGTTAAGTTAAAATTCAGGCCTGGCAAGCAATTATGTCTGAGACTTGGCAGAAAGGTCTTGccaaaaaaaatgaatgaattggcaaattctttttttcttataaatatttttggaattcTACCAATAGTGAATAAATGAATTGTATTGATTTTATGTTTAATCCATATAATTGTACTGTAAACTGTCATTTATACCTTAAATATTTTAGATGATTAGGTACTAAATGTAAGAATTCATCTAACTTTTATTTGTATGTGATATgaggtaaattattatatgtggTCTAATATAGTTCGAAACACGCAAGTATATTGTAAGTTTGTAACTGCAAATGACAGGCTGCTTGAGTATTGTCGTTTGATTACatattttcattctttttaatAGAAATCTGCCTAAAATATTTAGGATTTGGGCTGGCGCAATTGGCTCTTGTTTCAAACTATATTGTGTACATGTAACATTAACTTtttatggtgtatttttcagGTAGGAACTTCATTAGGAGCAACAAGAGGTCTGCTTTTGCGTGGTGGGAATATTCTAGAAAAGTTTTCAATGGTCAACTCTATTGTGTTTGACAAAACAGGGACTTTGACAGTTGGTAGACCTGTTGTCACAAAGGTTTTGACGCCCAGGTGAGTGAAAATTTAAtcggggtgattttttttttgctcGTCACTTGGAAACATAAATTCTTCTATGCAAGAACAAGGGATTACCCCCCCTCCCAAAAAttaaaaacctgaaacatgacaCTGTAAGAAGTCATTCCAAGCAAAATTCCTAAACTCCCAGGAATAGATCATTGCAGAATAATTGTAAAAGTGAAATTTATATATAAGGAGAAACAGAAGaaaaattttaattaagaaaaccTAGATTTGGAAAAGTTCATCAAGAAAGAGTTGGAGGATAAGGAATGCACTGCAGCAAGCAGAAAATAAGGGACAACTTTAAACCAAAAATACAAACAAGCCTTTGGTTGTGTGTGTGTTGActtcttcttcacttttcaaTTTTTGACTTTTATAACAGTTAAAGTTTCTGTttgttataaaaataaaaataaaaagtacttAGATGCTCAAAGTGATGCCCAAAATTTCACTGTAATCAGTAGGTAATGAAAACACTTGGTTTGGTTAAATTACTTCCCCCTTTTTTCTCCTTCTCTGAAACATATATCAAGATTCACAACAGTTGCTTCAAAAATAGTTCCAAGGTATGTCTCCTTGTTAGGTTATAAGAAAAGCATCTAGGCCTTGTAGGAGATTCATTGTCGAGGCTTCAGTCTTAAGGTCACTCAGGTTCAATTTTGGGACTTGTTTCCACGATTCACAAggaacagttttttattttttctcatcATAAAGATGATAATAAACCACATCATCCCTCCTTCCCTTTTCAGTATACAACATTCAGGCCATTTTTTGTCAGAAGCTGAGATTTTAAAGTTAGCTGCTGCTGTGGAAGCAAATACAGTTCATCCTGTTGGCAAAGCTATTGTAGATGCTGCTCGAGCTATTAATGCCCAATATGTGAAGGTACCTTTTCACAAGTTTATTTGACAGATACTTCTGCAGGGTTCTTTGACTTGCTTCTTACGGGCATTCTTTCTTATCaatatgtgtgtgcatgtgtgcgcatttttttttcattctcaTCTCTCTTGAGCAATCTTTATTTGAATCTTTAGGTTGTTTAGTTAGTTGgtttgtatgtttattttttcGAATTAAAAAAAAGGGTAGGAAAGGATGACCAAAAGTAGCCACCATCACAAGGTTCATTGTTGTTTTTAACTGCCACCGTCTGTTAGTTCATGCTTAATTGGATTGGCTTTACATGTTTgcctgtattttttttttacataattcatGCCGCTTCCTCTCGTCTTTGTGGTCTGTAAATATTACATCCTACCAGAGCTTTGGGAGGCACCTGGGTTCTTATGTGTGATTTTGAGAATCCAAGCtctctattattatgtatttatttatttttgacgGGGATAGTATTTTATCTAGATTGATCTACATAAATTGGCTATAGAGTAatcaagacaaaaaaaaaaagtaccaTCTGAGTATGATATTTGTTTCAAACCTAGTTTTCAttatttgatttatatatatatatattatatatttcctTTACTTGACATTAATTTACGTCCTATCCCCCATAAAAGTTGTCTGGCTCATACAGCTATCACTCTTTTTGAGACGTAGCTATGATGGTGCTCAGACTTTCTATTCTTGTCCACGTGTTATAGGTAGCTGATGGAACTTTCATGGAAGAACCTGGGTCTGGTGCTGTTGCAACCATTGACAACAAAAAGGTGTCTGTTGGAACCTTGGATTGGGTTCAGAGGTAATATGTCTTGGTTGTTTTTTGCTACTTGTTCTGATTTGGTGGCTCGAATATAGTATCATTCTTATTGCATTTCAAATTGGATAATTTCACTGTTAAAAATGTATTGTTCAGCACGATAGTTATTGCTGTTTTGACTGTTAAAAAGTTTTCATGTACTTTTAGCTGATTTTAGAAAATTTAATTTAACAAATTATCCCCGATAATCTTATCAAAACTTAATAGTAGATGTTCCTTACATAGTGTTGAAATATAATGGCATTTGTTTTAGTTGGTGACAATTTGAGTTATTTCACGTTGAAACCATTTTTTCATCATTTCATGTTCTTATATGATATGCTAATATGTTCATACCTTGTGGCAACAGCAATTACTTTAGTTTAAAGGAAGATAGTAGGCACATAGATTCTAGATTTAACGGAGTTGAAATCTCAGATCTAATTGATTATTTTAGCAAGAATGTTGCTTGGCATCACAGAGACAGGGACTGGCCTTGTCTTTGTGATGCCTGTCTCTACAAGGAGCTGGATATCACCGCTCTTCGTTATGTTCATTTCATGTGATTATAGTATTCCTTAGTTAAGATAGTTATTTCATTTTTGCAGGAATGGGGTTATTGGGAATCCCTTTCAAGTAGAAGAAACCATTAAGAATCAGTCTGTTGTCTATGTTGGAGTTGATAACAATCTAGCTGGCCTTATTTATTTTGAGGATCAGATCAGGGAAGATGCTAGACAAGTTGTTGAATCATTGTCCAGACAAGGAATTAATGTATATATGCTCTCTGGGGACAAGAGAAGTACAGCAGAATATGTTGCATCTGTCGTTGGTATTCCACAAGAACAGGTTAACTCTTGTTAAATCCATATCTAACCTTCAGTTTCAAATTAAGTTATGCAGTATCTCtagattttaattaatttattatattagaTGGGGATATATAATACATAAGCCCTTTACTAATTAACTATGAACAACGTCCAATaacttaattatttattcttctttcttcttttttattttatttatttatttattttgcctAAAAGATTCTTCATCATCAATAATTAAACATATGCCGCCAACTGCAGGTGCTCTCTGAAGTTAAACCAGCTGAAAAGACGAAGTTTATAAGTGAACTTCAAAAGGATCAAAATATTGTAGCTATGGTTGGAGATGGTATTAATGATGCTGCTGCCTTGGCACTATCACATATTGGAATTGCCATGGGTGGTGGTGTTGGAGCTGCTAGTGACGTGTCGTCCATTGTGTTAATGGGCAATAAACTCTCACAGGTAATGAAGAAGTTACATTCTAAATATAGTTACGAGTTATTACCCATTGAGCCTATTATTATAGTTCAAAACTGAGCACGCATGTCAGTTGCCTAGAAGTAGACATGTCTTGTCTTTTGTGGCCAGACTTGGGTGTGCCTTTAATCACTCATTCTTTACTATTTTTGCTGATGTCTCAGAatttaattttctcatatttttttcttcttca
The Humulus lupulus chromosome 6, drHumLupu1.1, whole genome shotgun sequence DNA segment above includes these coding regions:
- the LOC133782002 gene encoding copper-transporting ATPase PAA1, chloroplastic; amino-acid sequence: MESAISTMATTTTSLFTISKALNRSATSSTNAALTHCLTTSRLVERRLSRIYGLYGLPRSVSFGGSASSSSFLTARIPFAAEKFPLRRRFAASFSSGGGNDGHGGSGDGEGGGSGSEGGDSKAKLAAGGAEEGSAAAADVIILDVTGMTCGGCAASVKRILESQPQVSSASVNLTTETAIVWPVAEAKVVPNWQQQLGEELAKQLTNCGFKSNLRDSGAYNFLKVFGKKMEEKQQRLKESGRELAFSWALCAVCLFGHVSHLFGAKAAWIHAFHSTGFHLSLSLFTLLGPGRKLILDGMKSLFRGAPNMNTLVGLGALSSFTVSTLAAFIPKLGWKTFFEEPIMLIAFVLLGRNLEQRAKIKATSDMTGLLSILPSKARLLLNNDDKESGSTVDVPCNSLSVGDLIVVLPGDRVPVDGIVRAGRSTIDESSFTGEPLPVTKLTGSQVAAGSINLNGTLTVEVQRPGGETAMGDIVRLVEEAQSREAPVQRLADKVSGHFTYGVMALSAATFLFWSLYGARALPAALFQGSSVSLALQLSCSVLVVACPCALGLATPTAMLVGTSLGATRGLLLRGGNILEKFSMVNSIVFDKTGTLTVGRPVVTKVLTPSIQHSGHFLSEAEILKLAAAVEANTVHPVGKAIVDAARAINAQYVKVADGTFMEEPGSGAVATIDNKKVSVGTLDWVQRNGVIGNPFQVEETIKNQSVVYVGVDNNLAGLIYFEDQIREDARQVVESLSRQGINVYMLSGDKRSTAEYVASVVGIPQEQVLSEVKPAEKTKFISELQKDQNIVAMVGDGINDAAALALSHIGIAMGGGVGAASDVSSIVLMGNKLSQLLDALELSRLTMKTVKQNLWWAFAYNIVGIPIAAGLLLPITGTVLTPSIAGALMGLSSIGVTANSLLLRFRFSEKQKQIHGSSAHIKTYINSDLENQNKKVKHPIPEAGWKGA